A window from Candidatus Eisenbacteria bacterium encodes these proteins:
- the lepB gene encoding signal peptidase I — protein sequence MARAAATGATERARARTKSTIREYLEAIVLAAILTIVIRGLVIQAFRIPTGSMEETLLVGDFLFVNKMIYGSEIDIGWSGNRILYYRFPAIREPKPGDIIVFRYPDDPARDLIKRCVAIEGQTVEIRDKVLYVNGVAPEEPYAVHKDPRVLPGETSPRDNFGPYLVPEDHLFMLGDNRDNSDDSRFWGALPRSLVKGKSMFLYWSWDLERRLPRWNRLLRPVA from the coding sequence ATGGCGAGAGCGGCGGCCACAGGAGCCACGGAACGGGCGCGCGCCCGGACCAAGTCCACCATCCGGGAGTACCTGGAGGCGATCGTCCTGGCCGCGATCCTCACGATCGTGATCCGGGGCCTCGTGATCCAGGCCTTCCGGATCCCGACGGGATCCATGGAGGAAACGCTCCTCGTCGGGGACTTCCTCTTCGTGAACAAGATGATCTACGGCTCGGAGATCGACATCGGCTGGAGCGGGAACCGGATCCTCTATTACCGTTTCCCGGCGATCCGGGAACCGAAGCCGGGGGACATCATCGTGTTCCGCTATCCGGACGATCCCGCGCGCGACTTGATCAAGCGCTGCGTCGCGATCGAGGGCCAGACCGTGGAGATCCGGGACAAGGTGCTCTACGTGAACGGGGTCGCGCCCGAGGAGCCCTACGCCGTGCACAAGGACCCGAGGGTCCTGCCGGGGGAGACGAGCCCGAGGGACAACTTCGGCCCGTATCTGGTGCCGGAAGACCACCTCTTCATGCTGGGAGACAACCGGGACAACAGCGACGACAGCCGCTTCTGGGGCGCGCTGCCGCGCAGCCTGGTCAAGGGCAAGTCCATGTTCCTGTACTGGTCCTGGGACCTCGAGCGGCGGCTCCCGAGATGGAACCGGCTCCTCCGACCGGTGGCATGA